In one Salvelinus fontinalis isolate EN_2023a chromosome 16, ASM2944872v1, whole genome shotgun sequence genomic region, the following are encoded:
- the LOC129812721 gene encoding signal recognition particle 14 kDa protein isoform X2, with the protein MPSSWTSSMSTYGTSDSEASSSLSLSNLDDGRTKPVPRKGQQESYEPADNKCLLRASDGKKKISTVVSTKEVIKFQMAYSNLLRAHMDGLKKKDKKSKSKKTKATQ; encoded by the exons atgccttcatcctggacctcctcaatgtccacctatggaacatcagactctgaggcttcatcttcactgtcactttccaaccttg ATGACGGGAGAACCAAACCAGTCCCCAGAAAAGGCCAACAAGAAAGTTATGAACCAGCAGACAACAAGTGTCTACTCAGAGCGTCAGACGGCAAGAAGAAAATCAGCACAGTG GTTAGCACCAAAGAAGTAATCAAGTTCCAGATG GCATACTCTAACCTCCTGAGAGCACATATGGATGGTCTTAAGAAGAAAGACAAGAAAAGCAAAAGCAAGAAAACCAAAGCCACCCAATGA
- the LOC129812721 gene encoding signal recognition particle 14 kDa protein isoform X1, producing the protein MVLLENDSFLTELTRLFQKCRTSGSVAITLKKYDGRTKPVPRKGQQESYEPADNKCLLRASDGKKKISTVVSTKEVIKFQMAYSNLLRAHMDGLKKKDKKSKSKKTKATQ; encoded by the exons ATGGTACTACTTGAAAACGACTCG TTTTTGACGGAGCTGACACGGCTGTTCCAGAAATGCAGGACCTCAGGCAGTGTTGCCATCACGTTAAAGAAAT ATGACGGGAGAACCAAACCAGTCCCCAGAAAAGGCCAACAAGAAAGTTATGAACCAGCAGACAACAAGTGTCTACTCAGAGCGTCAGACGGCAAGAAGAAAATCAGCACAGTG GTTAGCACCAAAGAAGTAATCAAGTTCCAGATG GCATACTCTAACCTCCTGAGAGCACATATGGATGGTCTTAAGAAGAAAGACAAGAAAAGCAAAAGCAAGAAAACCAAAGCCACCCAATGA